From the genome of Solanum stenotomum isolate F172 chromosome 5, ASM1918654v1, whole genome shotgun sequence:
GAGCTCACAAaagccactcggcgactcactGAGTGAGCTTTTAGCTCACCAAAAGGTCCATCGAGTTGGCTCATGAACTAAGCCACCTCGGCGAACGAAAGGAACTTCGACGATGCGCCGAATAGAATGGCGAGCTCGAGCCAGCTCACCTAAATGAACAGAACAAATGCATGCTTCTGTCAAGTCCAAATGACGAGAAGGCATTCTCATCAGCGGATCGTTTGGCGATCTTGACTAACTTCGCCGATGGGACTGcgtattaaaattttgagaagtttttGGAAACATATCAATTGATTTTTGAAGAGAGAAAATAGGGTCTCACACAGATTTTAGAGATTTTTACATACTTTTACAATATTGAATATTCTTGGAGATGGCCTTGAGCTTAAATATTGAGGTTTGAAGGTTTTAATCTTAATTTTGGCATTGAGCATTGCAGATTTTGTCATTTCGATTGAACATCTTTTTGATAACTATTTCTTACTTtttgttatgatatgctaaacCCACTTTTCTTAGGGGTGTGAGGGTCTATACTCATCTACAtaggagttgaagaagaaaaggaccAACATGAAATTATATCCATGCAATATATCCACAAAAcatcaaatttaaaaacaattgaacataaaatcaaccaaaagggccaaaataaaaaaacttacaGCGCCAGTAGATTCATCAGCTCCTTGAAAAAGATGATGAGAAAGTGAATAGAAAGTGAGAGGAAAAAGCAAAGTGGAAAGGAAAAGGGACAGAAAGCTGGAGAGAGAAAAAGTAAATGTTAACATACACATGCTAAGCAAATAGGTCCACAAAAAGTAATATGCCAAGGAAATAGATACACATTCATAGTACAACTCAATTAGtacaattttattgaaaaaatgcTTGTGTTGAAAAAGGACAAATTTTACAGTACAATTCTTAATAACATGTTGTACAATTAAATATGGCAGTTTTGGTCCTTTTCTtgttgacatatatatatatataaggataATATGGTTAGGATTATGTTAAGAAATTAATACTTTTCTTATCTTTGTGGAAATATGTGTTATGTGATAATTTTaatatctttagaaaaatcacgtTTTGaatgtttaaaatataaacaatttaaaattacttaaaagaattgtcactttattttttgaaaaattaagaaaatttaatttaaaaagacttttacagattaaatttttataaattcagagaaaataaataagatgtTCTCATTTATACTTCAAGACAGTTTTTAAAGCATTTGAATTGTCCGTTAACACACGGTTATTCAACGActtgattaaaatattttttgactattttttaggaaaataatttaacacAAAAATAATCTACaaattaactttgagaaaataattaaataaagaacatttttttcattttttaagaaaaagggaCCTAGAAGGAAACATTTAAATGAAATTgtaatttaaatcatttttaaaaataataattaaaatcaatttaatcTATAAACGAAGAAATCATTTTAAACTAATTCAAAACAAATGAAAGTTAGGActataaaacatttgaataagtAAATAATGGACACACAAGTTGATAAAGtggaatttattaaaaataattctattttttgaCGAATTCGACTAAGTtaattaaaacatttcaaaattcaagtaaaaataaaattagtcaaaacaaattaaaaatggtATTAACAAGAACTTGTaactaggggtgttcatggttcggtttggatcggttattggttaaaaccgaaaccaaaccaaaattaatcggtttttaaatttctaaaaccaaaccaaaccaaatcaaaaaaataaccGTCGATTTGGTTAttgttggtttggttcggtttggttcaatttttttggttatttcgGTTTGAAAGTATATAATTTGTTGAGGGCATATGCATTTCGATAGACACAAATACATGGTACATAAACAATCCATAGAAAAACTATTGTGAATTTAATTAAGCAATACTAGTCATAAAACAATTGAAAGAGGATTTAAAAAACTCATTAAGTTGTTACAAGACTTATTtctaaaaagagaaaacaatttATCTATGTAGTGGAAAATCAATACTAGCAAATAGCAATCTAGCAGAGTTGTCTTCGATAGATATATAACATATTGAATTTTGCATGATGTGGGCTTATGGCAACTGAGAATTTTTCctaataaaccaaaaaaaaaaaatgtgctCCAAACTGATCAACTATCATCTTCTTTAGCTTAGCTTGAGCTCTAAATTACTCAATGCTCAAAGTAGTGTCCGGatattctggaaaaaaaaatacacaatatTAGATAATATTTACTAACATAAATATGatctaacttttttttctttagaaaaGACAATAAGAGATAAGTAAAAAGTTCTATTATGGATCAAATTTTAAGAGCCAAAATAAACTAGAAGAAAGAATTAATAAGCTGTAAAGTAGTACTTTTTGCAACTATTTCATgtttttgaaatcaaaatttcagaaccaaTAAAAGAAATGGGAAGAGATAACTAGAAGTTGTAAAATAATACCTTTTTCAACTATTTCAAGATTTTGCATTTCTTGTAAAAGATCTTCAATCTTGCATTCTGTAGATGCTGAACGTAACCATTGTTGACTACAAACAAGAGCTTCAGCCGTCTTTGGTGACAATGAACTTCGATAACAATCAAGAATGCGACCACCAGTGCTAAAAACAGATTCTGAAGCAACAGTAGATGTAGGAATAGCAAGTATATCTCTTGCAATTCTAGAGACTATTGGATATCTTTCAGATGAAGCTTTCCACcaagttaaaatattaaaatcctTAATCTTCTCTACATTGTCCTCCAAATACTTGTCAAGATCAGAtttatcatcaacattattattttctttttcaagaaatttctcCCATTGAGATTGCCACACATCAGAAGTATCCAATGCACTAACTTCACTCACTGCATCAGTCTGATCTCCAACAGTTTCACAAGAAGTTCCAACAATAGAATTTTTGTAATGATTATATAAGCTATTTAAAGTATCCGTTACTTTGGTAGATTTACTACATCCCTCCACAGAATTATaataattcttaaaaataaacttcacaTACTTCATTTTGAAACGAGGATCCAACACAACGgcaaccaacaacaacatattcataTCATCAAAATCACCCCAATATTTATCAAACTTACCTTTCATCTTCTTAGCCATACCAGTCAAAAGAGAATCATCACACTTTGAATAATTGACAATTATGCTTTGAAGATTAAAAAGCTCATGACAGAAAGTATTTGAAGTAACATGTAAAGTACTCGAAAATTTCAAAGTGGTTTGATAGAAAATCTCCAGAAACTTGAGAAATACATTCACATCTCTCCAGTCTTCTGAAGATGGATGCTCTATCTTTCCACCTGAGTCAAGACAATATTTAAAGTACTTATGATCATCAATATACATTCTTGAAAATGCCTTTTCAAATTTGACAGCAGTATTTAACATCAAATATGTAGAGTTCCACCTCGTCTCAACGTCCAAACTCAAAAGTCCACGAGTATTTAGTTTAACCTTTTCAACATATGACTTGAAAGAAGTAGTTCTTGCACAAGAAGACTTAACATATTTCACAGCATTTCTTACCCGGGAAATAGACTTATTTTGTTCACTCAATCCTTCTTTCACAATCAAGTTTAGAATATGGGCATTGCACCtaacatgtaaaaaaatattttccatgatAACACCTTTCCAATCACTAATTCTCCCTTTTAAGTGTGTGATTGCTGCATCATTAGCTGTTGCATTATCAAGTGTTACTGTAAGTAGATTTTCTATTCCCCAATCTAACAAACAAGATCACAAAGGTGAGACTATTGCAAAAGCTATTGAATCTTGTTTGTTAGATTGGGGAATAGAAAATCTACTTACAGTAACACTTGATAATGCAACAGCTAATGATGCAGCAATCACACACTTAAAAGGGAGAATTAGTGATTGGAAAGGTGTTatcatggaaaatatttttttacatgttaGGTGCAATGCCCATATTCTAAACTTGATTGTGAAAGAAGGATTGAGTGAACAAAATAAGTCTATTTCCCGGGTAAGAAATGTTGTGAAATATGTTAAGTCTTCTTGTGCAAGAACTACTTCTTTCAAGTCATATGTTGAAAAGGTTAAACTAAATACTCGTGGACTTTTGAGTTTGGACGTTGAGACGAGGTGGAACTCTACATATTTGATGTTAAATACTGCTGTCAAATTTGAAAAGGCATTTTCAAGAATGTATATTGATGATCATAAGTACTTTAAATATTGTCTTGACTCAGGTGGAAAGATAGAGCATCCATCTTCAGAAGACTGGAGAGATGTGAATGTATTTCTCAAGTTTCTGGAGATTTTCTATCAAACCACTTTGAAATTTTCGAGTACTTTACATGTTACTTCAAATACTTTCTGTCATGAGCTTTTTAATCTTCAAAGCATAATTGTCAATTATTCAAAGTGTGATGATTCTCTTTTGACTGGTATGGCTAAGAAGATGAAAGGTAAGTTTGATAAATATTGGGGTGATTTTGATGAtatgaatatgttgttgttggttgcCGTTGTGTTGGATCCTCGTTTCAAAATGAAGTAtgtgaagtttatttttaagaattattATAATTCTGTGGAGGGATGTAGTAAATCTACCAAAGTAACGGATACTTTAAATAGCTTATATAATCATTACAAAAATTCTATTGTTGGAACTTCTTGTGAAACTGTTGGAGATCAGACTGATGCAGTGAGTGAAGTTAGTGCATTGGATACTTCTGATGTGTGGCAATCTCAATGGgagaaatttcttgaaaaagaaaataataatgttgatgataaaTCTGATCTTGACAAGTATTTGGAGGACGATGTAGAGAAGATTAaggattttaatattttaacttgGTGGAAAGCTTCATCTGAAAGATATCCAATAGTCTCTAGAATTGCAAGAGATATACTTGCTATTCCTACA
Proteins encoded in this window:
- the LOC125865547 gene encoding zinc finger BED domain-containing protein RICESLEEPER 2-like, which translates into the protein MITPFQSLILPFKCVIAASLAVALSSVTVSRFSIPQSNKQDHKGETIAKAIESCLLDWGIENLLTVTLDNATANDAAITHLKGRISDWKGVIMENIFLHVRCNAHILNLIVKEGLSEQNKSISRVRNVVKYVKSSCARTTSFKSYVEKVKLNTRGLLSLDVETRWNSTYLMLNTAVKFEKAFSRMYIDDHKYFKYCLDSGGKIEHPSSEDWRDVNVFLKFLEIFYQTTLKFSSTLHVTSNTFCHELFNLQSIIVNYSKCDDSLLTGMAKKMKGKFDKYWGDFDDMNMLLLVAVVLDPRFKMKYVKFIFKNYYNSVEGCSKSTKVTDTLNSLYNHYKNSIVGTSCETVGDQTDAVSEVSALDTSDVWQSQWEKFLEKENNNVDDKSDLDKYLEDDVEKIKDFNILTWWKASSERYPIVSRIARDILAIPTSTVASESVFSTGGRILDCYRSSLSPKTAEALVCSQQWLRSASTECKIEDLLQEMQNLEIVEKEYPDTTLSIE